From the Entomomonas sp. E2T0 genome, one window contains:
- a CDS encoding FKBP-type peptidyl-prolyl cis-trans isomerase: protein MKKNYLAVVVATLAFSLAACDSKSDTSKVADKPAPAGVGSSASTGSSQSSNEMKDVSYSIGYQFGKNLSVTRIKTFDTNEILAGLNDALADKDSKLTKEQMQTAMTVLEAEVQKIAAEESKAYEEKGKTLLEGNAKRDGVITTKSGLQYEVVQKGTGAKPGEKDIVKVNYEGKLVDGKVFDSSIQRGEPVEFAVNTVIPGWVEALQLMQVGEKVKLYIPSELAYGANGVPPVIPPNSVLIFDVELLDIKKPDDKADTAKKTADSKESAKK, encoded by the coding sequence ATGAAGAAAAATTATTTAGCTGTTGTGGTAGCTACACTTGCTTTTTCATTAGCGGCTTGTGACTCAAAGTCAGATACTTCTAAAGTGGCAGATAAACCTGCGCCTGCTGGGGTTGGTTCTTCAGCGTCAACTGGAAGTTCACAATCATCTAACGAGATGAAAGATGTTTCTTATTCTATTGGTTATCAATTTGGCAAAAACTTATCAGTAACACGTATCAAAACATTTGATACTAATGAGATTTTAGCTGGTTTGAATGATGCTTTAGCAGATAAAGATTCAAAATTAACTAAAGAGCAAATGCAAACAGCAATGACTGTGCTTGAAGCAGAGGTTCAGAAGATTGCAGCTGAAGAATCAAAAGCCTATGAAGAAAAAGGTAAAACGTTATTAGAAGGAAATGCTAAACGTGATGGTGTTATAACTACTAAGTCAGGTTTACAGTATGAAGTAGTACAAAAAGGTACTGGTGCTAAGCCAGGTGAGAAAGACATTGTTAAGGTAAACTATGAAGGTAAATTAGTTGATGGTAAGGTATTTGATAGCTCCATTCAACGTGGTGAGCCTGTTGAGTTTGCTGTTAATACTGTAATTCCTGGTTGGGTTGAGGCATTACAGTTAATGCAAGTAGGTGAGAAAGTTAAGTTATATATTCCTAGTGAATTAGCTTATGGTGCAAATGGTGTTCCACCAGTAATTCCACCTAATTCAGTATTGATTTTTGATGTTGAACTATTAGACATTAAAAAGCCAGATGACAAAGCTGATACCGCTAAAAAAACAGCTGACAGTAAAGAATCTGCTAAAAAGTAA
- the hpaC gene encoding 4-hydroxyphenylacetate 3-monooxygenase, reductase component, giving the protein MIELTPTQKAFRNSMASMAAAVNVITTNGKSGRCGITATAVCSITDTPPTILVCINRNSEMNAVFKENGHLCVNVLSANHLEVAQHFAGMTGVEMCNRFDLHDWQEGLHTLPVLNDALASLQGRISQMSEVGTHTLFFVELDGINVRNDGDGLTYFNRAFHTIPRN; this is encoded by the coding sequence ATGATAGAACTAACCCCTACTCAAAAAGCGTTTCGTAATTCAATGGCCTCTATGGCGGCAGCTGTTAATGTGATTACTACCAACGGTAAATCTGGGCGATGCGGTATTACAGCAACAGCAGTATGCTCTATTACAGATACACCACCAACAATCCTAGTGTGTATTAACCGTAATAGTGAAATGAATGCTGTCTTTAAAGAAAATGGTCACCTTTGTGTTAATGTATTATCAGCCAATCATCTTGAAGTAGCTCAACACTTTGCAGGCATGACGGGCGTTGAAATGTGTAACCGTTTTGATTTACATGATTGGCAAGAAGGGCTTCATACCCTACCTGTGTTAAATGATGCATTAGCTAGCCTACAAGGCCGTATTTCACAAATGTCTGAAGTGGGCACACATACACTATTCTTTGTGGAATTAGACGGTATTAATGTAAGAAATGATGGTGATGGCTTAACTTACTTTAACCGAGCATTCCATACTATTCCTAGAAATTAA
- the nusB gene encoding transcription antitermination factor NusB has translation MSSSDKPNADKPLRGKIAARCRARSFAMQALYQWHMAGQVINEIEAQFYVDNDFSKVDTDYFKAILHGVPSRVTEIDEAFTPLLDRPIQELDPVELAILRLSTFELLERIDVPYRVVINEGVELAKTFGATDGHKFVNGILDRLAPKLRQAETRSKK, from the coding sequence GTGAGTAGTTCTGATAAACCCAATGCAGATAAACCATTACGTGGCAAAATTGCGGCACGTTGTAGAGCGCGTAGTTTTGCCATGCAAGCGCTCTATCAATGGCATATGGCAGGGCAAGTAATCAATGAAATTGAAGCCCAGTTTTATGTAGATAATGATTTTTCTAAAGTAGATACTGATTATTTTAAAGCGATTTTACATGGTGTTCCCTCACGAGTAACTGAGATTGATGAGGCTTTTACACCTTTATTAGATCGCCCCATTCAAGAGTTAGACCCTGTCGAGCTAGCGATTCTTAGACTTTCCACCTTTGAATTATTAGAACGTATCGATGTTCCTTATCGGGTTGTTATTAACGAAGGTGTTGAGTTAGCCAAAACTTTTGGTGCCACAGATGGCCATAAGTTTGTTAATGGTATTTTAGATCGTTTAGCACCTAAATTACGCCAAGCCGAAACTCGTTCTAAAAAATAG
- the ribBA gene encoding bifunctional 3,4-dihydroxy-2-butanone-4-phosphate synthase/GTP cyclohydrolase II, whose amino-acid sequence MALNTIEELVEDIRQGKMVILMDDEGRENEGDLIIAAQCVEAEHINFMAKHARGLICMPMSKDRCERLGLNLMVQRNGSGFGTKFTISIEAATGVTTGISAADRARTVQAACAEDARAEDIVSPGHIFPLISQPGGVLARAGHTEAATDLARMAGFNESAVICEVMNDDGTMARRSELEKFAEEHNIKIGTIADLIHYRLTHERTVKRVLEQPLVTEVGDFKLISYRDEVDGYIHLALVHGEVKESEPVLVRVHNLDPLRDLLQVSQTGRWSLRGAMQRVVEEGTGIVLLLGNSLDGHSLLDNLQEKLEPATANPQTTYSVVGGGSQILRDLGVRKMRLLSTPARFNALSGFGLEVVEYIPPV is encoded by the coding sequence ATGGCGTTAAATACAATAGAAGAATTAGTAGAAGATATTCGTCAAGGTAAGATGGTTATTTTAATGGATGATGAAGGGCGCGAGAATGAAGGTGATTTAATTATCGCTGCTCAATGTGTTGAAGCAGAACATATTAATTTTATGGCAAAGCATGCTCGTGGCTTAATTTGTATGCCAATGAGTAAAGACCGTTGTGAGCGTTTAGGTCTGAACTTAATGGTACAACGTAATGGTTCAGGATTTGGTACTAAATTCACAATATCTATAGAAGCAGCAACAGGTGTTACTACAGGTATTTCTGCGGCAGACAGAGCGAGAACAGTGCAAGCAGCTTGTGCAGAAGATGCCAGAGCAGAGGATATTGTAAGTCCAGGTCATATTTTTCCATTAATTTCTCAACCTGGTGGCGTCTTAGCTAGAGCAGGGCATACTGAAGCTGCTACGGATTTAGCACGAATGGCTGGTTTTAATGAATCAGCAGTTATTTGTGAAGTAATGAATGATGATGGCACGATGGCACGTCGTTCAGAATTAGAGAAGTTTGCTGAAGAGCATAATATTAAGATTGGTACTATAGCAGATCTTATCCACTATCGATTAACTCATGAACGTACAGTTAAACGTGTTCTAGAGCAACCATTAGTAACTGAAGTGGGTGATTTTAAATTAATTTCTTATCGTGATGAGGTAGATGGTTATATTCATTTAGCTTTAGTTCATGGGGAAGTTAAAGAGTCAGAACCTGTTTTAGTACGTGTTCATAATCTGGATCCATTGCGTGATTTATTACAAGTATCACAGACAGGGCGTTGGAGTCTGCGTGGCGCTATGCAACGTGTGGTTGAAGAGGGGACTGGTATTGTATTGTTATTAGGTAACTCTTTAGATGGACACTCATTGTTAGATAATCTACAGGAAAAATTAGAACCTGCTACAGCAAATCCTCAAACTACCTATAGTGTAGTAGGTGGTGGTTCACAAATTTTACGTGATTTAGGTGTGCGTAAAATGCGTTTATTGAGTACGCCTGCTCGTTTTAACGCGTTATCAGGCTTTGGTTTGGAAGTGGTAGAGTATATTCCGCCTGTTTAA
- the thiL gene encoding thiamine-phosphate kinase, with product MGEFELIQHYFKNAPCATLTDVISLGIGDDCALLKPNPQTEIAISTDTLVSDVHFPLNGDPFFIAQRALAVTVSDLAAMGAKPIGFTLALTLPKVDESWLQAFAEGLSVKAKECAIQLIGGDTTKGPLAITITVLGEVPDGKALRRDGAQVGDLLCITDYLGEAAGALPMVLENKPYDSSPLLKQYWSPIPQLEIAMALRDKATACLDISDGLLADCGHIAKASQVALVIELDKLCLSTNLQANYPLQQCQQLALTGGDDYQLAFTIPSTYIAELQSQYPSLQVIGKVGQGQGVKVIDNNGELLSFMIKGYQHF from the coding sequence ATGGGGGAGTTTGAATTAATTCAACACTATTTCAAAAATGCTCCCTGTGCTACGTTAACCGATGTTATTTCTTTAGGGATTGGTGATGATTGTGCTTTATTAAAACCTAACCCTCAAACTGAAATAGCTATTTCTACAGATACCTTAGTCTCTGATGTGCATTTCCCATTAAATGGTGATCCCTTCTTTATAGCGCAACGTGCTTTAGCTGTTACAGTAAGCGATCTTGCTGCAATGGGAGCAAAACCTATTGGTTTTACTTTAGCTTTAACCTTACCAAAGGTTGATGAAAGTTGGCTACAAGCGTTTGCAGAGGGTTTATCTGTAAAAGCTAAAGAGTGTGCTATACAGTTAATAGGTGGTGATACTACCAAAGGCCCACTAGCAATAACTATTACAGTGCTGGGTGAAGTTCCTGATGGTAAAGCATTACGCAGAGATGGTGCACAAGTCGGTGATCTGTTATGTATTACAGATTACTTAGGTGAGGCTGCAGGGGCTTTGCCTATGGTGTTAGAAAATAAACCTTATGATTCATCTCCCCTCTTAAAACAATATTGGTCTCCTATTCCTCAATTAGAAATTGCTATGGCGTTGAGAGATAAAGCAACTGCTTGTTTAGATATTTCTGATGGGTTGTTAGCTGATTGTGGGCATATTGCTAAGGCTTCTCAAGTAGCATTGGTTATTGAGTTAGATAAGCTATGCTTAAGTACAAATTTACAGGCCAATTATCCCTTACAACAATGCCAGCAATTAGCTTTAACGGGTGGTGATGATTATCAATTAGCCTTTACTATTCCAAGTACTTATATAGCAGAGTTGCAAAGCCAGTACCCCAGTTTACAAGTAATTGGTAAAGTAGGACAAGGACAAGGTGTTAAGGTAATTGATAATAATGGAGAGCTACTATCTTTTATGATAAAGGGCTATCAGCACTTTTGA
- a CDS encoding NAD(P)H-dependent flavin oxidoreductase, whose amino-acid sequence MNKLETRFTQVFGVEHPIMQGGMQWAATAELVAAVANAGGLGTLSALTHPNADALYKEIQRCREMTDKPFAVNLTLLPAARPIPYDEYRAAIIEAGITIVETAGNNPQQHIEAFKQHHIKVIHKCTAVRHALKAEKLGVDAISIDGFECAGHPGEDDIPSLILLPLAADQLQIPILASGGFADGRGLVAALALGADGINMGTRFLCTQESPIHQRIKETIVQNTERDTDLILRTLRNTTRVARNIVSQEVRQLEASKKIAFEEVAHLVSGQRGKLVYEEGDSDKGVWSIGMVQGLIHDIPTCEQLITNIVSEAVVNIKERLEKIIQ is encoded by the coding sequence ATGAATAAGTTAGAAACACGTTTTACTCAAGTATTTGGGGTTGAGCATCCCATTATGCAAGGAGGAATGCAGTGGGCAGCTACAGCAGAGTTAGTGGCAGCTGTTGCTAATGCAGGTGGGCTTGGCACATTGTCAGCTTTAACACATCCTAATGCAGATGCTTTATATAAAGAAATTCAGCGTTGCCGCGAAATGACTGATAAACCCTTTGCAGTTAATTTAACGTTGTTACCTGCAGCTAGACCTATTCCCTATGATGAATATAGGGCAGCTATTATAGAAGCAGGTATTACTATTGTTGAAACTGCTGGTAATAATCCACAACAGCATATTGAAGCTTTTAAACAACATCACATAAAAGTAATTCATAAGTGTACGGCAGTACGCCACGCATTAAAAGCTGAGAAATTAGGGGTTGATGCAATCTCCATTGACGGTTTTGAATGTGCCGGTCATCCCGGTGAGGATGATATACCCAGCTTAATATTATTACCTTTAGCAGCTGATCAATTGCAAATACCCATCTTGGCATCTGGTGGTTTCGCTGATGGTCGAGGTTTGGTAGCTGCTTTGGCATTGGGGGCTGATGGTATAAATATGGGAACACGTTTTTTATGTACCCAAGAAAGTCCAATACATCAACGTATAAAAGAAACTATTGTACAAAATACGGAAAGAGATACTGATTTGATTTTGCGAACATTACGTAATACTACGCGTGTGGCTCGTAATATTGTTAGTCAGGAAGTTCGCCAGTTAGAGGCTTCTAAAAAAATTGCTTTTGAAGAAGTTGCACATTTAGTTTCTGGGCAAAGGGGCAAGCTTGTTTATGAGGAAGGTGATTCTGATAAAGGAGTTTGGTCAATTGGTATGGTTCAAGGCTTAATACATGATATTCCAACTTGTGAACAATTAATTACAAACATTGTGAGTGAAGCTGTAGTAAATATTAAGGAGCGTTTAGAGAAAATTATTCAATAA
- the ribE gene encoding 6,7-dimethyl-8-ribityllumazine synthase, with the protein MTLHTLEGTFATPKGRFALVVGRFNSFVVESLVEGAVDTLTRHGVKEKDITIIRAPGAFEIPLVCQKIAQRQEFAAIVALGAVIRGGTPHFEYVAGECTKGLAQVSLQYDVPVSFGVLTVDTIEQAIERAGTKAGNKGSEAALSALEMVNLLGQLEAK; encoded by the coding sequence ATGACATTACATACCCTTGAAGGTACATTTGCTACACCTAAAGGCCGTTTTGCCCTTGTTGTAGGCCGTTTTAATAGCTTTGTAGTTGAAAGTTTAGTAGAAGGTGCAGTGGATACTTTAACTCGCCATGGTGTAAAAGAAAAAGATATTACTATTATCCGTGCACCAGGAGCTTTTGAAATTCCTTTAGTTTGTCAAAAAATAGCACAACGTCAAGAGTTTGCTGCTATTGTTGCTTTAGGTGCAGTAATCCGTGGTGGTACGCCGCATTTTGAGTATGTAGCTGGTGAGTGTACTAAAGGCTTAGCCCAAGTTTCATTACAGTATGATGTGCCTGTTTCTTTTGGTGTATTAACTGTAGATACCATTGAACAAGCAATTGAAAGAGCAGGTACTAAAGCAGGTAATAAAGGTTCAGAAGCGGCTTTATCAGCTTTAGAAATGGTTAATCTATTGGGACAGTTGGAGGCGAAGTGA
- a CDS encoding MFS transporter: MTTLAQNQGVDPVSLIPTRIKVYVFVFCFLALMIDAADMMFLSYSLNSLQAEFGLTQTQKGWLGTFTLLGMFFGGVAGGWACDRFGRVKTIVVCIIIFSVGTAALGFTHSYIQFATIRFLSAIGIGAIYLSCSILMSEYVTKKYRSTIMATLIISWSIGYIIASLLAKWIIPEWGWRYLFFTAIIPVFLSVIMFFLVPEPPSWIANRKAKTDKQATDAIDVAQGKTVTQSDSSLKTVVTTKGVLLVFISWMFVNTFFQFSYYGVMNWMPSYLESELHVNFKSMTGYMIGTFIAMMLGKVFGGFLADKLGRRAVYALGSIGTAIFIPLIVWYNTQDNIIWLMCGFGFLFGVPISVMGTYMTESFPGKVRGFAMGWAYNAGRIGGILAPVTIGFLAEHFTIGFGFLGVGIALCLMGLVPAILIKSGLYDPSKE, translated from the coding sequence ATGACAACCTTAGCACAAAATCAAGGAGTAGACCCAGTAAGTCTAATTCCTACACGAATAAAAGTATATGTTTTTGTATTCTGTTTTTTGGCATTGATGATTGATGCAGCAGATATGATGTTTTTATCATACAGTTTAAATAGTCTACAAGCTGAGTTTGGCTTAACCCAAACCCAAAAAGGATGGTTAGGAACCTTTACACTATTAGGTATGTTTTTTGGTGGTGTTGCAGGGGGCTGGGCATGTGACCGTTTTGGTCGAGTTAAAACAATAGTTGTTTGTATCATTATTTTTTCTGTAGGTACGGCTGCACTTGGATTTACTCATAGCTATATTCAATTTGCCACCATTAGATTTTTATCAGCTATTGGGATTGGTGCGATTTATTTATCTTGTAGTATTCTGATGTCTGAGTATGTAACTAAAAAATATCGCTCAACTATTATGGCTACACTAATTATTAGTTGGAGTATTGGCTATATTATAGCGAGCTTATTAGCAAAATGGATTATTCCAGAATGGGGTTGGAGATATTTGTTTTTCACAGCTATTATTCCTGTGTTCTTATCCGTTATTATGTTTTTTCTTGTACCTGAGCCACCATCATGGATTGCTAATAGAAAAGCAAAAACTGATAAACAAGCAACTGATGCTATAGATGTTGCTCAAGGTAAAACAGTTACTCAGTCTGACTCTTCATTAAAAACAGTGGTTACTACCAAAGGTGTACTACTCGTTTTTATCTCATGGATGTTCGTTAATACCTTCTTCCAATTTAGTTACTATGGTGTAATGAATTGGATGCCTTCTTATCTGGAGTCTGAGCTGCATGTGAACTTTAAATCCATGACGGGCTATATGATTGGCACCTTTATTGCCATGATGTTAGGTAAAGTGTTTGGTGGATTTTTAGCCGATAAGCTAGGTCGCAGGGCTGTTTATGCACTGGGTTCTATCGGTACAGCAATTTTTATCCCATTAATCGTATGGTACAACACACAAGATAATATTATCTGGTTAATGTGCGGCTTTGGCTTCTTATTTGGCGTACCTATTAGTGTAATGGGTACTTATATGACTGAAAGCTTCCCTGGTAAAGTACGTGGATTTGCAATGGGTTGGGCTTATAATGCTGGTCGTATAGGAGGGATTTTGGCACCTGTTACTATTGGTTTCTTAGCAGAACATTTTACGATAGGGTTTGGTTTCTTAGGGGTAGGTATCGCTTTATGTTTAATGGGATTAGTGCCTGCAATCTTAATTAAATCAGGTCTATATGATCCAAGTAAGGAGTAA
- the zapE gene encoding cell division protein ZapE, producing the protein MIFSLENYFQQQAQQQHYIIDAVQQQAIKQLSHLSSLLCSGKKISTPPSYYLYGPVGRGKSWLLNIFFEGIPIAEKKRFHFHSFFRQLHQKIFQHSTHKDSLNQALDELLEHCRLLCFDEFHVHDIGDAMLISRLFKALFERKIAVITTSNYSPRDLLPNPLYHERFLPAIKLIEKHMTIINIAGETDYRTLPQAKKQGFTAGYYITPASIEQRQQLSLPLYNEQTISIQVGNRELFPVHYSDNSILFNFEDICECNTASMDYLILSETFDTWIIDNVPLLNKTSIGAQQRFINLIDILYDQNKCLYLLAYHPLEQTLANAAIGDMVRTHSRLNQLQKC; encoded by the coding sequence ATGATATTTTCACTAGAAAATTATTTTCAACAGCAAGCGCAACAACAACATTATATAATTGATGCTGTACAACAACAGGCTATTAAGCAATTATCTCATTTAAGTAGTTTACTCTGTTCAGGTAAAAAAATTAGCACACCCCCCAGTTACTATCTTTATGGACCTGTTGGCAGGGGCAAAAGTTGGTTACTCAATATCTTCTTTGAAGGTATTCCTATCGCAGAGAAAAAACGTTTTCATTTTCATAGTTTTTTTAGACAACTTCATCAAAAAATTTTCCAACACTCAACTCACAAAGACTCCCTTAATCAAGCATTAGATGAGTTATTGGAACATTGTAGATTGCTATGCTTTGATGAGTTTCATGTGCATGACATTGGTGATGCCATGCTAATTAGTAGGCTATTTAAAGCCTTATTTGAACGCAAAATAGCAGTGATTACTACCTCTAACTATTCGCCACGCGATCTATTACCCAATCCGCTATACCATGAGCGCTTTCTACCTGCTATAAAACTCATTGAAAAACATATGACGATTATTAATATTGCAGGTGAAACGGATTACCGTACATTACCCCAAGCAAAAAAACAGGGCTTTACTGCTGGCTACTATATTACCCCTGCATCAATTGAACAAAGACAACAATTATCTTTACCTCTATACAATGAACAGACTATATCTATACAAGTAGGTAATCGAGAGCTTTTTCCAGTCCATTATTCTGATAACTCTATTTTATTTAACTTTGAAGATATTTGTGAGTGCAATACAGCCAGTATGGATTATCTTATTCTATCTGAAACATTTGATACGTGGATAATAGATAACGTTCCTTTACTCAATAAAACGAGCATAGGCGCACAACAACGCTTTATTAATCTCATTGATATTTTATACGATCAAAATAAGTGCCTTTATCTCTTGGCATACCACCCACTAGAACAAACTTTAGCTAATGCAGCTATTGGTGATATGGTAAGAACACACAGTAGACTTAATCAACTTCAAAAGTGCTGA
- a CDS encoding OprD family porin: MKRIILLSLVIGEIACVQAEFLKDSTAELYLRNMYVEQDYRNTHRGDAGPEWGQAFTLRYKSGFTEGIVGFGLDVIGTTVVRLDSGGTTKKNVRDVSRVPGTMFPTKRNGKAENTYSTLDPTFKMRVSKTKLEVGGFLPYNPVLRHNDGRLVPQTFFGQQITSNEFENTTLILGKMEHARGRTSTDRQGLAPTGAGVGVATNKFYYGGVEYKLTDTATVKYYYGNLKDFYKQHFLGANDSFKIGLGKLNVNLYYWHSGSDGKNGSSKGRSQGYTATGYYGNGVTRGKVNNNTYQTYINYQVKNHDIGVGYLVVSGRSNTSYIDQASAYPDIGGTSAPMITQRIIGNFTRAGERSWFTHYTYNFKDWGLPGLRTHINFTKGHGIKSTRGSLKEWERDFSIAYTMQEGFFKGVTLEWRDAVFRSQVAGHLDQTRLYVHYTVPLL; encoded by the coding sequence GTGAAAAGAATAATTTTATTAAGTTTAGTTATTGGGGAAATAGCTTGTGTACAGGCAGAGTTTCTTAAAGATAGTACAGCAGAACTTTATTTAAGAAATATGTATGTAGAACAGGACTATCGTAATACTCATAGGGGTGATGCAGGTCCTGAATGGGGTCAAGCATTTACCTTGAGATATAAATCTGGATTTACAGAAGGAATAGTAGGTTTTGGTTTGGATGTAATTGGTACTACTGTAGTTCGATTGGATTCAGGTGGTACTACTAAGAAAAATGTTAGAGATGTTAGCCGGGTACCAGGAACAATGTTCCCGACTAAACGTAATGGAAAAGCAGAAAACACCTATAGTACACTTGATCCGACTTTTAAAATGAGAGTGTCTAAAACAAAATTAGAAGTTGGTGGATTTTTACCTTATAACCCTGTACTAAGACATAATGATGGGCGTCTTGTTCCTCAGACCTTCTTTGGACAACAAATTACCTCCAATGAGTTTGAAAATACTACTCTTATTTTGGGTAAGATGGAGCATGCTAGAGGTAGAACATCCACTGACCGTCAAGGTTTAGCGCCAACAGGTGCTGGAGTAGGTGTGGCTACTAACAAGTTCTACTATGGTGGTGTTGAGTATAAATTAACAGATACTGCTACTGTTAAGTACTACTATGGCAATTTAAAAGATTTTTATAAACAACATTTCTTAGGCGCAAATGACTCATTTAAAATAGGTCTTGGTAAGTTGAATGTTAATCTTTATTACTGGCATAGTGGTAGTGATGGTAAAAATGGTAGCTCAAAGGGTAGAAGTCAAGGTTATACTGCTACAGGTTATTATGGCAATGGTGTGACTAGAGGTAAGGTAAATAATAATACCTACCAAACCTATATTAATTATCAAGTTAAAAATCATGATATCGGTGTTGGTTATTTGGTCGTTTCTGGCAGAAGCAATACGTCTTATATCGATCAAGCCTCTGCTTATCCCGATATAGGTGGAACCAGTGCACCAATGATTACACAACGTATTATAGGTAACTTTACTAGAGCAGGTGAACGTTCTTGGTTTACACACTATACTTATAACTTTAAAGATTGGGGATTGCCAGGATTAAGAACCCATATTAACTTTACAAAAGGGCATGGTATTAAGTCTACTCGAGGTAGTCTGAAGGAATGGGAAAGGGATTTTAGTATTGCATATACCATGCAAGAAGGGTTCTTTAAAGGTGTAACGTTAGAATGGCGAGATGCTGTGTTTAGAAGCCAGGTTGCGGGACATCTAGATCAAACAAGGTTATATGTCCATTATACTGTCCCACTTTTATAA
- a CDS encoding universal stress protein, whose product MFSSVLIAIDGWEYTTRLLDLAKRICVLNTNIEVIYVDNNFSGKLKDIKYMENLTEADIATSREQVMQDALCYLKVTGDIDAKGIIVGGDTADVIIKYAKKINCDLILMGHRHLSKLNRFFDPSITIKVVKKAHCPVLVDSLSKLD is encoded by the coding sequence ATGTTTTCATCCGTGCTTATTGCCATTGATGGTTGGGAATATACAACACGTTTGCTTGATTTAGCGAAGCGTATTTGCGTTCTGAACACAAATATAGAAGTAATTTATGTTGATAATAATTTTTCAGGTAAGCTAAAAGATATTAAGTACATGGAAAATCTTACAGAAGCAGATATTGCAACGAGTCGTGAGCAAGTAATGCAAGATGCTTTATGTTATCTAAAAGTTACTGGTGATATCGATGCAAAAGGTATTATTGTTGGTGGTGATACTGCAGATGTTATTATTAAATACGCTAAAAAAATAAATTGTGATCTTATTCTTATGGGACATCGACATTTATCAAAGTTAAATCGTTTCTTTGATCCTTCTATTACTATAAAGGTTGTGAAAAAAGCACATTGTCCAGTGTTAGTTGATAGTTTAAGTAAATTAGATTAA
- the hpaA gene encoding 4-hydroxyphenylacetate catabolism regulatory protein HpaA yields the protein MNKEDIPNINIGQAYDQRYKDADIHYEVLGNLADFFGRTMRTHRHDRFFQVHYVKSGVIHLFLDEHQYHGEAPLFFLTPPVVPHSFVTEDGSDGHVLTVRQQVIWSILDEIPELKNNFKVTPACVAINKLPQELMGEAYHLDYLLDRLRKEASSANYIGQAAALQGLVKLIFISIFRLADQSHLSAVDSIQFESTHIFRQFTELVEEHYKAHWLLNAYANMMNITEAKLNEICRQIGNISPKQLIHDRLMQEAKYSLLFTEQSIMEIGYLLGFQDPAYFSRFFTRQSGTTPKDYRKTMANQTYRQYFMR from the coding sequence ATGAACAAAGAAGATATTCCTAATATTAATATAGGGCAAGCTTATGATCAGCGTTATAAAGATGCTGATATCCATTATGAAGTATTAGGTAATTTGGCTGACTTTTTTGGACGTACCATGCGTACTCATCGTCATGATCGTTTCTTTCAAGTTCATTATGTTAAAAGTGGTGTTATTCATTTATTTTTAGATGAGCATCAATACCATGGTGAAGCGCCATTATTTTTTCTTACACCGCCTGTTGTGCCCCACTCTTTTGTTACAGAAGATGGTAGTGATGGGCATGTATTAACTGTACGACAACAAGTCATTTGGTCAATATTGGATGAAATTCCAGAATTAAAAAATAATTTTAAAGTAACACCTGCTTGTGTGGCTATCAATAAATTGCCTCAAGAGTTAATGGGGGAGGCTTACCATTTAGATTATTTGCTAGATCGATTGCGTAAAGAGGCTAGTTCTGCAAACTATATAGGTCAAGCAGCAGCATTGCAGGGATTAGTGAAGTTAATTTTTATTAGCATATTTCGTTTAGCTGACCAAAGTCATTTGTCAGCTGTAGACTCAATACAGTTTGAATCTACTCATATATTTCGTCAGTTTACAGAGCTTGTAGAGGAGCATTATAAAGCGCATTGGCTATTAAATGCTTATGCTAATATGATGAATATTACAGAAGCTAAATTAAATGAGATATGCCGCCAAATTGGTAATATTTCACCTAAGCAGCTTATCCATGATCGATTGATGCAAGAAGCAAAGTATTCATTATTATTCACTGAGCAAAGCATTATGGAAATTGGCTATTTACTGGGTTTTCAGGATCCTGCTTATTTCAGTCGGTTTTTTACAAGACAATCTGGGACAACTCCTAAAGACTATCGTAAAACTATGGCAAATCAGACATACCGTCAATATTTTATGCGTTAA